A single window of Granulicella mallensis MP5ACTX8 DNA harbors:
- a CDS encoding efflux RND transporter periplasmic adaptor subunit has protein sequence MSKEQENETAVGRWLAVGLGAFALGTGMLSGCGKNPAPASPPPPMPVTVVELQPASVPLTREWVATLDGFVNASIQPQASGYLVKQDYKEGAQVSKGQVLFEIDPRPFQAALAQAEGQLNQAKGQVAQAQAQFDLAKINVNRDTPLAQARAIAKSTLDNDTQQMAQQQAAVESAQASVATAEASVANARLNLGFTQVRSLVTGVVGQATMQVGNLVNPQSVLTSVSQLNPIKAYFSISDSEYLALTARARKGDGDLLKSASAVPLTLTLSNGEVFGQKGHIEFVDRQINSQTGAIRIAAVFPNPGNMLRPGQFGRVKAETEIRRYALLVPQIAIVETQGLQQVYVAGADGKAHAVTLQVGPQVGDNWLVLGGVSPGAKVITDNLQKLRDGSPISPHQEPTVASTPVDTNSVGR, from the coding sequence GTGTCGAAGGAACAAGAGAACGAGACCGCCGTAGGTCGTTGGCTCGCCGTCGGCCTTGGTGCATTTGCTCTCGGCACCGGCATGCTTTCGGGTTGCGGAAAGAATCCAGCCCCCGCTAGTCCGCCTCCTCCGATGCCCGTCACCGTGGTTGAACTTCAGCCCGCGAGTGTACCGCTGACCCGTGAATGGGTTGCGACGCTCGATGGCTTCGTAAACGCCTCCATTCAGCCGCAGGCAAGCGGCTACCTCGTGAAACAGGACTACAAAGAGGGCGCCCAGGTATCAAAGGGCCAAGTGCTGTTCGAGATCGATCCCCGCCCTTTTCAGGCGGCACTCGCTCAGGCAGAGGGGCAGCTAAACCAAGCGAAGGGGCAGGTCGCCCAGGCTCAGGCCCAGTTCGATCTCGCGAAGATCAACGTGAATCGCGACACCCCTCTCGCACAGGCGCGAGCCATCGCCAAGAGTACGCTCGACAACGACACGCAGCAGATGGCACAGCAACAAGCGGCGGTCGAATCGGCTCAGGCCTCCGTCGCAACCGCAGAGGCATCTGTCGCCAACGCCAGGCTGAACCTCGGATTCACCCAGGTCCGCTCGCTCGTCACAGGCGTTGTCGGCCAGGCCACGATGCAGGTCGGGAACCTGGTCAACCCGCAATCCGTGCTTACTTCGGTCTCGCAGCTCAATCCCATCAAGGCCTATTTCTCCATATCAGACTCCGAGTATCTGGCGCTCACAGCGCGAGCCCGCAAAGGCGACGGCGACTTGCTCAAGAGTGCGTCGGCCGTTCCCTTGACCCTGACCCTCTCGAACGGCGAAGTGTTCGGGCAGAAGGGACACATCGAATTCGTCGATCGCCAGATCAACTCGCAGACAGGGGCCATCCGCATCGCAGCTGTATTTCCGAATCCTGGCAACATGCTGCGGCCCGGCCAATTTGGCAGGGTCAAGGCTGAAACCGAAATCCGCCGCTACGCGCTGCTCGTCCCGCAGATCGCCATCGTGGAAACGCAAGGGCTGCAGCAAGTCTATGTGGCCGGGGCAGACGGGAAAGCCCATGCCGTCACCCTCCAAGTAGGACCGCAGGTTGGCGACAACTGGCTCGTGCTTGGCGGCGTCTCGCCGGGTGCGAAGGTCATCACGGACAACCTCCAGAAACTACGTGACGGATCGCCAATCAGCCCACATCAAGAGCCAACGGTAGCCTCCACTCCCGTTGATACCAACTCGGTTGGAAGGTAG
- a CDS encoding DNA-3-methyladenine glycosylase family protein: MTKTSTPGNGKLSTESGPFHAATRHLASIDIDWRRLVKQVGPCTHLPKPAREPYEALIRAIAYQQLHAKAGDAILTKFMALFGEPKFPSPDRILAADFDSLRACGFSGRKIETIREIASGSLSGLVPGRTSADKMSDEDLISRLVTLKGIGRWTVEMFLIYTLERMDVLPADDFGVREGHRRLKSLPKAFSAKEIAREGQRWSPYRTIAAWYLWRVPRDGSTKD, encoded by the coding sequence ATGACCAAGACCTCTACCCCCGGTAACGGGAAACTCTCGACAGAGTCTGGGCCGTTCCACGCGGCGACTCGTCATCTCGCTTCAATCGACATTGACTGGAGACGCCTCGTCAAACAGGTTGGGCCGTGTACGCACCTGCCCAAGCCGGCACGGGAGCCGTATGAGGCATTGATACGCGCAATCGCCTATCAGCAACTGCACGCGAAGGCGGGCGACGCGATTCTCACGAAGTTCATGGCATTGTTCGGCGAACCAAAGTTCCCGTCTCCCGACCGCATTCTGGCGGCGGATTTCGACTCGCTTCGAGCATGCGGATTCTCGGGGAGGAAGATCGAGACGATTCGCGAGATCGCATCGGGCTCGTTAAGTGGTTTGGTCCCAGGCCGGACGTCTGCGGACAAGATGTCTGACGAGGACCTCATCTCACGGCTGGTGACGCTCAAGGGGATTGGGAGGTGGACCGTTGAGATGTTCCTGATCTACACCCTGGAGCGGATGGACGTCTTACCAGCAGATGACTTTGGGGTCAGAGAAGGACATCGACGATTGAAGTCGCTACCCAAGGCGTTTTCGGCGAAGGAAATCGCGAGAGAAGGACAGCGGTGGAGCCCCTACCGAACCATTGCCGCGTGGTACCTCTGGCGCGTACCACGCGACGGTTCTACGAAAGACTGA
- a CDS encoding efflux RND transporter permease subunit, producing MSKFFIRRPIVAIVIAVITVIVGTVSMLTLPTSQFPEIVPTEILITATYPGADSKTLSQAVATPIEQQLNGVDNMLYMNSVSANNGVVQLFVDFDVKTDPNIDQVLAQLRVDQAQSQLPAQVTTAGLTVSKAVASPLMVVAVNSPGNKLSQDFLTNYAIINLQDQIARVKGVARVQVFGGQYALRVWVDPNKLAQLGVTAPEVIQAIQTQNNVNPAGQIGAEPIRKGQKFTYTVRTKGRLVKPEDFGKIILRANADGSILHLSDVARIELGDQAYAISGRFNQNPSGIMAIYELPGSNAVATAAAVNARMKELAVTFPQGISYDIPLDTTKAVSSGIHEIVITLLEALGLVVIVVFIFLQGWRATLIPLLAVPVSLIGTFIIFPALGFSINTLSLFGLVLAIGLVVDDAIIVVEAVEHHIDEGMEPKEATIKAMEEVGGPVVAIALILAAVFIPTAFIPGITGRLYQQFAVTIAISVLISAFNALTLSPALAALLLKPKDKQKKAGILGKVFGIFNRFFGRTTDSFVRTSGVLIHKSYFAMIGIALIAVAAVFLGSSLPGGFLPTEDQGYMFLALQLPDGASAQRTDEAQQKITASLLKTPGVQSVIAITNFSLITQVQSTNQGFFFVAFKPWEARKSKEEQLDYINASLGKQLAGNPDGIAFAFPPPSIPGIGTSGGVTMILEDRSGQDDPDILTKNLQTFLGAVNKLPEVAFAMPSYSPAVPQLYADVDQEKVLQQQVQLSDVYTTMSTFMGGYLVNYFNRFGRQWQTYVEAEASSRADIDDINKFYVRSANGSQVPLGSLVQVHKTTGPEYIYRFNEFNAAQINISAKPGYSSGQVRAALEKTFAETMPPGAGYDYSGMSYQEDKAQKGVPSYAVFGLSLLFVFLILAGLYESWTLPFSVLLTTPVAILGGYVALHIRLLENDIFATIGVVMLIGLSAKNAILIVEFAKANYESGMSISEAALSAAKLRFRPIVMTALAFIFGCLPLWTATGAGAASRRILGTVVIGGMLLSTAIGLIFIPVTFSVVEYLSHRFGRGGKGTTMDSKADPDPIEAAGSSPTPPTLGGR from the coding sequence ATGTCGAAATTCTTTATCAGGCGACCCATCGTCGCCATAGTCATCGCTGTCATCACGGTCATCGTCGGCACGGTGTCGATGCTTACCCTGCCCACGTCGCAGTTTCCAGAGATCGTCCCGACCGAGATTCTAATCACAGCCACCTATCCTGGCGCTGATTCGAAGACCCTTTCGCAAGCCGTCGCCACGCCGATCGAGCAACAGCTGAATGGCGTGGACAACATGCTCTACATGAACTCGGTCAGCGCCAACAACGGCGTCGTCCAGCTCTTCGTAGACTTCGACGTCAAGACAGATCCGAACATCGACCAAGTTCTCGCCCAGCTCCGCGTCGACCAGGCTCAGTCCCAGCTTCCCGCGCAGGTCACGACCGCAGGCCTGACCGTTAGCAAGGCGGTCGCCTCGCCACTCATGGTCGTAGCCGTCAACTCGCCGGGCAATAAGCTCTCGCAGGACTTCCTGACTAACTACGCCATCATCAACCTTCAGGACCAAATAGCCCGAGTGAAGGGCGTTGCGCGTGTACAGGTATTCGGCGGCCAGTACGCTCTGCGCGTCTGGGTAGACCCAAACAAGCTCGCCCAACTCGGCGTTACCGCGCCCGAGGTAATCCAGGCAATCCAGACCCAGAACAATGTGAATCCCGCTGGACAGATAGGCGCGGAGCCCATTCGCAAGGGCCAGAAGTTTACCTATACCGTTCGCACCAAAGGGCGCCTCGTCAAACCAGAGGATTTCGGAAAGATCATCCTCCGCGCAAACGCCGACGGTTCCATCCTTCACCTCTCGGATGTCGCTCGAATCGAGCTTGGCGACCAGGCTTACGCGATCTCTGGCCGCTTCAACCAGAACCCGTCGGGCATCATGGCCATCTATGAGCTGCCCGGTTCGAACGCCGTCGCCACTGCGGCCGCGGTCAATGCGCGTATGAAGGAGCTGGCGGTAACCTTTCCCCAGGGCATCTCGTATGACATCCCGCTTGACACCACCAAGGCAGTCAGCTCAGGTATCCATGAGATCGTCATCACGCTTCTCGAGGCGCTTGGCCTTGTCGTGATCGTGGTCTTCATCTTCCTTCAGGGCTGGCGTGCCACGCTGATCCCACTGCTCGCCGTGCCGGTCTCGCTCATCGGAACCTTCATCATCTTCCCGGCGCTCGGCTTTTCCATCAACACGCTATCGCTGTTCGGTCTCGTGCTCGCGATTGGCCTCGTAGTGGATGACGCCATCATCGTCGTTGAGGCCGTCGAGCACCATATCGACGAGGGCATGGAACCAAAGGAGGCCACCATCAAGGCCATGGAAGAGGTTGGTGGGCCGGTCGTAGCCATCGCTCTCATTCTCGCGGCTGTCTTCATTCCAACCGCTTTCATCCCTGGGATCACCGGGCGGCTCTATCAACAGTTCGCCGTCACGATCGCCATCTCGGTATTGATCTCGGCTTTCAACGCGCTCACCCTCTCGCCCGCGCTCGCCGCGCTGCTCTTGAAACCGAAGGACAAACAGAAGAAAGCCGGCATTCTCGGCAAGGTCTTCGGCATCTTCAACAGATTCTTCGGCCGCACGACGGACAGCTTCGTCCGCACGTCCGGGGTGCTGATCCACAAATCGTACTTTGCGATGATCGGTATCGCGCTGATCGCAGTGGCCGCGGTGTTCCTTGGTTCGAGCCTTCCTGGCGGCTTCCTGCCGACCGAGGACCAAGGGTACATGTTCCTCGCCCTCCAGCTTCCGGACGGAGCCTCAGCACAGCGCACCGACGAAGCGCAACAGAAGATCACCGCCTCTCTGCTCAAAACCCCGGGCGTCCAGAGTGTTATCGCCATCACCAACTTCTCATTGATCACGCAGGTCCAGAGCACCAACCAAGGCTTCTTCTTCGTCGCGTTCAAGCCTTGGGAGGCACGCAAGAGCAAGGAAGAGCAACTGGACTACATCAACGCAAGTCTGGGCAAACAGCTTGCCGGCAATCCCGATGGCATCGCGTTCGCCTTCCCGCCACCGTCGATCCCGGGTATCGGAACCTCGGGCGGTGTGACCATGATCCTCGAGGATCGCTCCGGTCAAGACGATCCGGATATCCTCACGAAAAATCTGCAAACGTTCCTCGGCGCCGTGAACAAGCTCCCCGAGGTGGCCTTCGCTATGCCATCCTACTCGCCGGCGGTACCTCAGCTCTACGCGGACGTCGACCAGGAGAAAGTCCTGCAGCAACAGGTCCAGTTGTCGGACGTCTACACGACGATGTCCACCTTCATGGGCGGCTATCTCGTGAACTACTTCAATCGCTTCGGTCGCCAATGGCAGACCTATGTTGAGGCGGAAGCCAGCTCGCGAGCCGACATCGACGATATCAACAAGTTCTACGTGCGTAGCGCAAACGGCAGCCAAGTCCCGCTTGGCTCACTCGTGCAGGTGCATAAGACCACCGGCCCCGAGTACATCTACCGTTTCAACGAGTTCAACGCAGCGCAGATCAACATCAGTGCCAAGCCGGGTTACAGCTCCGGCCAGGTAAGGGCCGCGCTCGAAAAGACCTTCGCCGAGACGATGCCGCCCGGCGCGGGATATGACTACTCCGGCATGTCGTACCAGGAAGACAAGGCGCAGAAGGGCGTGCCCTCCTACGCCGTCTTCGGGCTGTCGCTGCTCTTCGTGTTTCTCATCCTCGCGGGGCTATACGAATCCTGGACCCTGCCGTTCTCAGTGCTGCTCACCACGCCGGTCGCGATCCTGGGCGGTTATGTGGCGCTGCACATACGCTTGCTCGAGAACGACATCTTCGCGACCATCGGCGTGGTCATGTTGATCGGTCTCTCCGCCAAGAATGCCATCCTCATCGTTGAGTTTGCCAAGGCCAATTACGAGTCCGGGATGAGCATCTCGGAAGCCGCGCTGAGCGCCGCGAAGCTTCGCTTCCGCCCGATCGTCATGACGGCCCTCGCCTTCATCTTCGGCTGCCTGCCGCTATGGACTGCGACCGGCGCGGGCGCGGCATCCCGCCGTATCCTCGGCACCGTCGTCATTGGCGGAATGCTCCTGTCGACCGCGATCGGCCTCATCTTCATTCCAGTGACCTTCTCGGTCGTCGAGTACCTGTCGCATCGCTTCGGGCGCGGCGGCAAGGGCACCACGATGGACTCGAAGGCCGACCCAGACCCCATCGAAGCCGCTGGCAGCAGCCCCACACCGCCGACCCTGGGAGGTCGCTAA
- a CDS encoding very short patch repair endonuclease, protein MQEEMAQSLPGPVSASQVLSESWATSPAVRRVMQGNKSRDTKPEIAVRSAVHALGMRYRVSARPLPDLRRTADLVFRNARVAVFVDGCFWHGCPVHHAPPKTNAGYWATKVQGNRRRDRDTTRRLRKENWTVLRFWAHEAPLSVATQIATVVRKKASADKSVARGTKPCQ, encoded by the coding sequence ATGCAAGAAGAAATGGCTCAGAGCTTACCTGGCCCGGTCTCTGCCTCACAAGTACTGAGCGAGTCGTGGGCTACCTCCCCGGCTGTGCGCCGCGTGATGCAAGGCAATAAGTCGAGGGACACAAAACCTGAGATCGCTGTGAGGTCAGCTGTACATGCGTTAGGGATGCGCTACCGCGTTTCGGCACGCCCGCTCCCAGACCTCAGGAGGACTGCTGACTTGGTCTTTCGGAACGCGAGAGTCGCGGTTTTTGTCGACGGCTGCTTCTGGCATGGATGTCCCGTGCATCATGCGCCGCCCAAGACAAATGCAGGCTACTGGGCAACGAAGGTCCAAGGAAATAGGAGGCGAGACAGGGACACGACTCGGCGGCTCCGCAAGGAAAACTGGACCGTGCTGAGATTCTGGGCACACGAGGCACCGCTGAGTGTGGCAACGCAGATCGCAACCGTCGTAAGAAAGAAAGCCAGCGCGGACAAATCTGTCGCTAGAGGGACGAAGCCATGTCAATGA
- the ada gene encoding bifunctional DNA-binding transcriptional regulator/O6-methylguanine-DNA methyltransferase Ada has protein sequence MSKQLEIEKLAAETTGDPRWLSIVARDKEADGKFFYSVKTTGVFCRPSCAARLARPENVRFHLTTAAAENAGFRACKRCKPTGLSLTEANTAKIEKVCRLIERLEETPSLEKLAKHAEMSVFHLHRTFKAVTGLTPSGYGAAHRSKRVRKTLGKSQSVTDAIYDAGFNSNSRFYQSANEVLGMTPTSFRDGGVNTVIHFAIAECSLGSILVAKSERGVCAVLMGDDPLLLVRDLQDQFPKADLVGDESGYEDLVAKVIGLIERPGIGLDLPLDIRGTAFQQRVWKALQQIPVGTTASYADVAKAIGMPKAVRAVAQACGANTLAVAIPCHRVIRNDGALSGYRWGVERKRALLDREAQA, from the coding sequence ATGAGTAAGCAATTGGAGATCGAGAAGCTGGCCGCGGAAACGACAGGCGACCCGCGCTGGCTGTCAATCGTAGCGCGGGACAAAGAAGCTGATGGGAAGTTCTTCTATTCGGTGAAGACAACGGGAGTGTTCTGTCGTCCGTCCTGTGCTGCTCGCCTCGCGCGTCCCGAGAACGTTCGCTTTCATTTGACGACTGCGGCGGCAGAAAATGCAGGCTTCCGAGCCTGCAAGCGATGCAAGCCAACCGGCCTCTCGCTTACCGAAGCCAACACAGCCAAAATCGAGAAAGTGTGCCGACTCATCGAGCGTCTCGAAGAAACTCCCTCTCTTGAGAAGCTCGCTAAACACGCCGAGATGAGCGTTTTCCACTTGCACCGGACCTTCAAGGCTGTCACCGGCCTCACACCGAGCGGTTACGGCGCAGCACATCGCTCGAAGCGAGTCAGAAAGACGCTGGGCAAGAGCCAGTCAGTGACCGATGCGATCTACGACGCTGGATTCAACTCCAACAGTCGTTTCTACCAAAGCGCGAACGAGGTTCTCGGGATGACGCCAACCAGTTTCCGCGATGGCGGTGTAAATACCGTCATTCACTTCGCCATCGCGGAGTGCTCCCTCGGTTCCATCCTAGTGGCCAAGAGCGAGCGCGGTGTTTGCGCTGTCCTAATGGGTGACGACCCGCTCCTCCTCGTGCGCGATCTCCAAGACCAATTTCCCAAGGCAGACCTCGTCGGTGACGAGAGCGGCTACGAGGACCTGGTCGCCAAGGTGATTGGCCTCATCGAAAGGCCGGGCATCGGCCTTGACCTACCCTTGGACATTCGCGGAACAGCCTTTCAGCAAAGGGTTTGGAAAGCACTGCAGCAAATCCCCGTCGGCACGACCGCGAGCTATGCGGATGTCGCGAAGGCTATCGGTATGCCGAAGGCCGTACGGGCTGTCGCCCAGGCCTGCGGAGCAAATACGCTGGCCGTCGCAATTCCGTGCCACCGTGTGATCAGAAACGATGGAGCTCTCTCTGGCTATCGTTGGGGCGTGGAACGCAAACGAGCATTATTAGATCGAGAGGCCCAGGCATGA
- a CDS encoding efflux transporter outer membrane subunit, which produces MTNTPLAWLNRATSIIAIGSIAVASVGCNVGPKYKRPVYPAPPAFQGADGILVDGDSQTSIGDRQWTEVFREPELQGLIRTALANNYDVRIAAQRILEQQAQVQVARSQQFPTITAGGTGIGVDIPSLGSGGSFSSPIAEGLFALNASWTPDFWGLYRKQAEAARDQLLAQVWAQRAVRMTLIESVVTTYVQLRALDKQLEITKQTLKVRQDSVQLTTELERGGSAPLSDVRQAEQLLFTATSQIPQIEQQIQQQENTLSLLLGANPGPIAHTDPNALTPPPESLPTGLPSQLLERRPDIGQAEATLKAANANVGVARAQFFPQLSLSAAAGVGGDSFPTIFGSNSRTIAGLGQLAQPIFEGGKLHGQLKLSEATKQEMVLSYQKTIAGALRDVSNALVASNKQRAYREQQEKLVGSAQDATRLARLRYQGGATAYLEVLTTDSNLFAAQLNLAIAEQSEALTLVGLYSALGGGWQ; this is translated from the coding sequence ATGACGAACACACCTTTGGCCTGGCTCAACCGCGCCACCTCTATCATCGCAATCGGTTCAATCGCTGTGGCCAGTGTCGGCTGCAACGTCGGCCCCAAGTACAAGAGACCGGTATACCCAGCGCCGCCTGCCTTCCAGGGCGCGGACGGCATACTCGTGGACGGCGATAGCCAAACCTCGATCGGCGATCGACAATGGACGGAGGTCTTCCGGGAGCCTGAGCTGCAGGGTTTGATCCGCACCGCGCTCGCGAACAACTATGACGTCCGGATCGCAGCGCAACGCATACTCGAGCAGCAGGCACAGGTCCAGGTGGCCCGTTCCCAGCAGTTTCCCACCATCACCGCGGGGGGCACGGGCATCGGCGTAGACATACCATCGCTGGGTAGCGGCGGCTCCTTCAGCAGCCCTATCGCTGAAGGCCTCTTCGCGCTGAATGCCAGCTGGACCCCTGACTTCTGGGGTCTCTACCGCAAGCAGGCGGAAGCTGCGCGCGATCAACTGCTGGCACAGGTCTGGGCGCAGCGCGCGGTGCGCATGACGCTCATCGAGAGCGTCGTCACGACATATGTCCAGCTCCGCGCACTCGACAAGCAGCTTGAGATCACCAAACAGACGCTCAAGGTGCGGCAGGACTCCGTACAGTTGACCACCGAGCTCGAGCGCGGTGGGTCCGCCCCGCTCTCTGACGTGCGCCAGGCCGAGCAACTTCTCTTCACAGCAACCTCGCAGATCCCTCAGATTGAGCAGCAGATCCAGCAGCAAGAGAACACGTTGAGCCTGTTGCTGGGTGCAAACCCCGGCCCAATAGCCCATACCGATCCGAATGCGCTGACTCCTCCGCCGGAGTCTCTACCCACAGGGCTGCCCTCCCAGCTCCTGGAGCGCCGGCCCGATATCGGGCAGGCGGAGGCCACCCTGAAGGCGGCCAACGCGAACGTAGGCGTCGCTCGTGCGCAGTTCTTCCCGCAGCTTTCCCTGAGTGCGGCGGCGGGCGTTGGAGGGGACAGCTTTCCCACCATCTTCGGAAGCAACTCGCGGACCATCGCCGGTCTCGGCCAGCTAGCCCAGCCGATCTTCGAAGGCGGCAAACTTCACGGCCAATTGAAGCTCTCCGAGGCTACCAAGCAGGAGATGGTGCTGAGCTATCAGAAGACCATCGCAGGCGCGCTCCGCGACGTATCGAATGCGCTGGTCGCCTCGAACAAACAACGAGCATACCGGGAGCAACAGGAGAAGCTGGTCGGGTCTGCGCAGGACGCGACGCGCCTCGCGAGGCTCCGCTACCAGGGCGGCGCGACCGCGTACCTCGAAGTGCTCACGACTGACTCGAACCTCTTCGCAGCACAGTTGAATCTTGCGATTGCAGAACAAAGCGAGGCTCTGACGCTTGTCGGGCTCTACAGCGCTCTGGGCGGCGGCTGGCAGTAG
- a CDS encoding methylated-DNA--[protein]-cysteine S-methyltransferase, translated as MESPLGTLTLVNTNGVLSGIYMPDHLRGPKEDSLGSRTTSGFDVARSQLDEYFERKRVHFEVPIALHGTAFQQSVWNLLRTIPYGETRSYGELADLLGNRLAIRAVGLANGRNPISIIIPCHRVVGSNGSLTGYAGGLERKRRLLELEAAEVTSQQQLSLS; from the coding sequence ATGGAATCACCATTGGGCACTCTGACGTTGGTGAATACGAACGGAGTTCTGAGCGGCATATACATGCCGGACCACCTCCGGGGGCCTAAGGAGGATTCGCTAGGATCGAGGACGACGTCGGGCTTCGACGTTGCCCGCTCGCAGCTCGACGAGTATTTCGAACGCAAGCGAGTTCACTTCGAGGTGCCGATCGCGCTACACGGAACGGCCTTCCAGCAATCGGTGTGGAACCTGCTGCGAACCATCCCGTATGGAGAGACGCGCTCTTATGGAGAGCTGGCGGACTTGCTGGGCAATCGCCTGGCTATCCGTGCCGTGGGACTTGCGAACGGCAGGAACCCGATCAGCATTATCATCCCGTGCCACCGGGTTGTCGGTAGCAATGGAAGCCTCACGGGCTATGCTGGTGGTCTCGAACGAAAACGTCGGCTGCTGGAATTAGAGGCGGCGGAAGTGACATCGCAGCAACAGCTCAGTCTTTCGTAG